Proteins found in one Lates calcarifer isolate ASB-BC8 linkage group LG8, TLL_Latcal_v3, whole genome shotgun sequence genomic segment:
- the LOC108885509 gene encoding protocadherin beta-1-like, translating into MRRQVVLFLLVLFISYVLGQVSYSIPEEMTKGSVVGNIAHDLGLDLNRLKSGKARVYTGAGVEYIGLNIERGVLLVQERIDREALCGETTPCALHFQLILENPMELFRVTVEITDINDNTPSFTNAEKRFEISESAVVGSKFVLEKAIDSDIGMNGLQKYTLTPTDNFLLKLENQADGNKKVEMVLQKPLDREKQEYISLLLTAIDGGEPQMSGTMQIFVNVLDVNDNAPTFAKPLYRAKILENSPKGTSITTVSASDKDIGSNGELSYLISPSKRLLYELFRIDSKSGEITLNGEIDYEKANIYQIDIEVVDSGGLSDSTKVIVDVIDINDNNPHINIVSKSESILEDSPPNTVIAMLSINDPDSENNGKVECNIDENIPFQNTNYIKWILYFSYRGRFGQRDRFSI; encoded by the coding sequence ATGAGACGGCAAGTAGTGTTGTTTCTCTTGGTCCTGTTTATCAGCTACGTGCTCGGCCAGGTCAGCTACTCCATTCCCGAAGAAATGACCAAAGGGTCTGTAGTTGGTAATATAGCGCATGATCTAGGTCTAGATCTTAATAGGCTGAAATCAGGTAAAGCTCGCGTCTATACTGGAGCCGGTGTAGAATATATCGGACTGAATATAGAAAGGGGAGTCCTCCTCGTTCAAGAGAGGATAGACAGAGAGGCTTTATGTGGAGAGACGACGCCTTGTGCTTTACATTTCCAGTTGATTCTGGAAAATCCAATGGAACTGTTTCGTGTTACAGTGGAGATTACAGATATAAACGATAATACTCCCAGTTTTACAAATGCAGAAAAACGGTTTGAAATTAGCGAGTCTGCTGTTGTAGGATCGAAATTCGTATTAGAGAAAGCTATTGATTCTGACATTGGGATGAATGGCTTGCAAAAATACACACTTACTCCAACTGATAACTTTCTATTAAAACTAGAAAACCAGGCAGACGGAAATAAAAAGGTAGAGATGGTGTTACAGAAGCCACTAGATCGAGAAAAGCAGGAATACATTTCACTATTACTAACAGCTATAGATGGAGGAGAGCCGCAGATGTCAGGGACAATGCAGATATTTGTCAACGTACTAGATGTGAACGACAACGCACCTACATTCGCTAAACCACTATACAGAGCAAAAATACTTGAAAATTCTCCAAAAGGCACCAGTATAACGACTGTAAGTGCATCTGATAAAGATATTGGCTCGAACGGAGAGCTATCATATCTTATATCTCCCAGCAAACGTCTTTTATATGAACTGTTTAGGATTGACTCGAAAAGTGGTGAAATCACCCTTAACGGTGAAATAGATTATGAAAAAGCCAACATTTATCAAATCGATATTGAAGTTGTAGACAGCGGGGGTCTATCTGATTCCACCAAAGTGATAGTTGATGTAATTGATATAAATGACAACAATCCTCACATAAACATTGTTTCTAAATCAGAATCCATATTAGAGGACTCGCCCCCAAATACTGTTATTGCTATGTTAAGTATAAACGATCCAGATTCAGAGAATAATGGAAAAGTAGAGTGTAATATAGACGAAAATATTCCCTTTCAAAATACAAACTACATTAAATGGATTTTATACTTTAGTTACAGAGGTCGCTTTGGACAGAGAGATCGCTTCTCAATATAA